The region GAGTTATCATATGCATCGCGCGGCTGTGTTCGCCCAGCCCGGCCATGATACCCAGCCCCACAGCGGAACCAAGAGCATTAAATCGTGCTTCTCCTATTCCCATATATCCAAGTCCGCGCAGGAAAAGCTGGAGCGATCCTTGAATTCTGCTTGCTAGGCTGTAACCTAACATGGTTGGTGCTACCACTAGCTGTGTTGGCGCACGCCGCATGAGCTCATCGGCCATACGGATGGTATAGACGATGACCCAGCGGGCTTTCTTGGGCACGATGCGCTCTGTTTTTGTCTCGGATGGCTGGTCAACGTCGGCGATGGTCAACTTGGGGCCTTGGGTAGAGCCACCATTGTCATAGGAGTAAAGTAGCTTCTCGGTGGTGTCGGTATCCAGTTGGACAAAACCGACTTGCGCAGCACCATGAAAGCGCATGAAGGAGCGTATCATGCGGGCATTCTCTTCAGGTGTACCTTCATAACGCGGGACCCCCAAGTCAGCGGGAGTTGAGTTTGACTGTGGACCCAAGAAAGATACCGCAGCACTAATGCTGGCATTGACAAAGGCGTCATCCTTCAGCGTATATCCCGGCTTGTTCTGCTTGAGACGCAAAAGGCGGTTTCCTTGCTGGGCCTTGCTGACCAGGTCAAACTGTGTGCTTCCCAGGGCTTTCTGAAACCCGGTCGCCCACATCACGTTGCTGTAGTCGAAGCGCTTTATCTGCGTCCAGTCAACTTCGATGGTGGGTTTATCCACCTCTTTGACATAAGATGGCCTATTGGGGACCGCCAGCGAGGAAGATATGACTTCATCCAGGTCATGCACGGGTCGGGCGAGTTTTGGCGCTGCGGCAACTCCCAGCGCGGTGGCCCCAATACCGGCACCTCCCAGGCCAAGCGTTTTGAGGAATTCCCGCCGACTTAATGTAGAATGATATTTGGACATTTCAGTCTCCTGTATTTCAACGATTCCAGATATAAATAATTATACAACTTTATAGGCTCTCACGCCAGCGATTCAGGCAAGTTGTAGGGTTTGGTATAATCGGGGTGAGAGGATTTGAACCTCCGACCACCTGAACCCCATTCAGGTGCGCTACCAGGCTGCGCTACACCCCGATGTCAACTCTAATATAGTAGCATAACGGCATCCGCAGGTAAATATAGGCGAGTGCCGGTTTTCGTCAGTTCAGTTAAGCTGACATTCAATTAGAAAGTGGACGCCCAAAGCTAATCTATGTTAAATTACTGTTTGGGTAGTATCTAAGTATGGCTGTTAAAATAATCCGTCAGATTCCGGACCCTGTCCTGAGACGCAAAACCAGGCGCGTGCTCAAGATAGATAAGTCTGTCATCGAGCTGGTCGAGGACATGATGGATACGCTTGAAAAGTCCGATGGAGCCGGGCTGGCGGCGCCTCAGATCGGCGTATCGCTACGGGTGGCCGTGTTGTGGATGCCCGAGGAAGAGCCGTTCGCTATCATCAATCCCGAGGTGGTGAAGCGTATCGGTGAAAGGGAGGTCGAGGAAGGTTGCCTCAGCCTGCCGGGTTATCAGGGTAAAATCAAGCGCTCGGTCTCTGTAACCATCAAATGCCTCGATATCGAGGGTAAACCTCTAAGGATAAGAGCCAAGGAGCTTTTAGCCCAGGCGCTGGAACACGAAATAGACCACCTGAACGGCGTGTTGTATATCGACCACCTCGAAAGCCCGGACAAGTTGTACAAGATTGAACCCAAGACAGCCGAACAAGCAGGCGGAGAAACGCCGAAAGAAGGTCTGGTAATCGGAAGCCCCGCGCCACCCGCCTCAGAAGACAAGCCCCCGGTTCCGGAAAGCGCCCATGCCGTTTAAACGAAACCAACCCATACTGGTGCAGTGCGATTTCGACGGCACAGTCACTATCGGCGACGTGAGCTTCCAGATTCTGGATGAATTCACCGGTACCGGCTGGCGCCAGCTTTTCCAGGAATACATGCAGGGCAAGATGACGGTCAATCACTTCAACGCCACTGCTTTTTCCAGAGTTAAAGCGGATAAAGAGACGCTGGAGAATTTCGTGCGTCAAAAGGCGGTAATCCGCCCGGGGCTACCCGAACTACTCAAAACCTGCCGCGAGCGCGACTTTCGTTTCACCATCGTGAGCAATGGGATGATGTTCTACATAGATGCGATACTCAAGATGCTGGGAATGAACGGTGTGGAGTTCGTGGCGGGCCGCTCCAATTTCAAACCTGAGGGCGTCGAAGCCTGGTACGAAGGACCAGACGGCAAGCCGCTAGAGGACGGTTTTAAAGAGGCCTATACCAGAAACTTTTTGAAGCAGGGGTATCGCATTGTCTATATCGGTAACGGGGCGTCGGATTTCGCGCCGGCGAGACTGTGCAGCCATAT is a window of Dehalococcoidia bacterium DNA encoding:
- a CDS encoding reductive dehalogenase — translated: MSKYHSTLSRREFLKTLGLGGAGIGATALGVAAAPKLARPVHDLDEVISSSLAVPNRPSYVKEVDKPTIEVDWTQIKRFDYSNVMWATGFQKALGSTQFDLVSKAQQGNRLLRLKQNKPGYTLKDDAFVNASISAAVSFLGPQSNSTPADLGVPRYEGTPEENARMIRSFMRFHGAAQVGFVQLDTDTTEKLLYSYDNGGSTQGPKLTIADVDQPSETKTERIVPKKARWVIVYTIRMADELMRRAPTQLVVAPTMLGYSLASRIQGSLQLFLRGLGYMGIGEARFNALGSAVGLGIMAGLGEHSRAMHMITPEYGLRQRAFKLITDLPLAPGKPVDFGVMRFCRVCKKCSDICPAKAINPETEPSWAPNGDYQQTGIKSWHRIEPLCLTYIKQAGYSQGCILCFAVCPLSKGKRETVYQDLIRRTIATTPVFDRAIRKMDDLLGNGQRSDPETFWDLDLPPFGWD
- the def gene encoding peptide deformylase, producing MAVKIIRQIPDPVLRRKTRRVLKIDKSVIELVEDMMDTLEKSDGAGLAAPQIGVSLRVAVLWMPEEEPFAIINPEVVKRIGEREVEEGCLSLPGYQGKIKRSVSVTIKCLDIEGKPLRIRAKELLAQALEHEIDHLNGVLYIDHLESPDKLYKIEPKTAEQAGGETPKEGLVIGSPAPPASEDKPPVPESAHAV
- a CDS encoding 2,3-diketo-5-methylthio-1-phosphopentane phosphatase, with the protein product MPFKRNQPILVQCDFDGTVTIGDVSFQILDEFTGTGWRQLFQEYMQGKMTVNHFNATAFSRVKADKETLENFVRQKAVIRPGLPELLKTCRERDFRFTIVSNGMMFYIDAILKMLGMNGVEFVAGRSNFKPEGVEAWYEGPDGKPLEDGFKEAYTRNFLKQGYRIVYIGNGASDFAPARLCSHIFSIDNLSASCKEAGVAHSPFTDLHEVADGLKKLD